A genomic segment from Nematostella vectensis chromosome 6, jaNemVect1.1, whole genome shotgun sequence encodes:
- the LOC5514668 gene encoding N-acylethanolamine-hydrolyzing acid amidase, with protein sequence MRVNQTLSVFVLISLFSLVSSGPVQAKRFTLNLDLPPEERWNEIIKDYTEYASVLTKDIRKRFPKELLPLVDKLVTNMDQSFPAPFAGEMRGIAKTFRLNVTEIILLNVIYDISAYCTSIVAQDRKGNIFLARNLDYDFSNTLRKITFIVDFMSKGEIIYSGVTMAGMVGLFTAQKPNALTIDLDERDKGYLWENIIIALLNKKAVPVSFEIRKIVSTEGMDFQRAIHELSTVSLIADCYYIVGGIKPEQGVVVTRNRLSTADVWRLDAAKGRWFLVETNYDHWTSPPPSDDRRDPAIKALTSIGQENINATTLFQVLNQHPVLNSHTIFTAIMEANNPGLLNAWVQELDKN encoded by the exons ATGCGAGTTAACCAAACTCTTAGTGTTTTTGtcttgatttctttattttccttGGTGAGTTCGGGCCCTGTGCAGGCCAAACGTTTCACCCTCAATCTCGATCTTCCCCCAGAAGAAAGATGGAACGAAATAATCAAAGACTACACCGAATATGCCAGCGTTCTAACTAAGGATATAAGAAAGAGGTTTCCAAAGGAGCTTCTACCTCTCGTCGATAAGTTAGTCACAAACATGGATCAAAGTTTCCCTGCTCCATTTGCCGGCGAAATGCGTGGCATTGCCAAGACATTCAGGCTGAATGTCACGGAAATAATCTTGTTGAATGTTATATATGATATATCTGCCTACTGTACCAGTATTGTTGCTCAGGACAGAAAAGGGAACATTTTTCTTGCAAGAAACTTGGATTACGACTTTAGTAACACCCTGAGAAAGATCACATTCATCGTTGATTTTATGTCAAAAG GCGAGATAATATACAGTGGAGTTACAATGGCAGGAATGGTGGGTCTTTTCACAGCACAGAAGCCCAATGCCCTAACCATTGATCTTGATGAACGAGACAAAGGCTATTTATGGGAAAACATAATCATAGCACTTCTCAACAAGAAGGCTGTTCCTGTATCATTTGAGATTCGTAAGATTGTATCAACTGAAGGAATGGACTTCCAACGAGCCATACATGAGCTTTCTACTGTTTCTTTGATTGCTGACTGTTATTACATTGTGGGAGGCATCAAGCCTGAGCAGGGAGTTGTAGTGACCCGGAATCGCTTATCCACTGCTGATGTTTGGAGGCTTGATGCAGCTAAAGGAAG GTGGTTCCTTGTCGAAACAAACTATGACCACTGGACTTCTCCCCCTCCGTCAGATGACCGCCGAGACCCTGCCATCAAGGCCCTCACCAGCATTGGCCAGGAGAACATCAATGCTACAACATTGTTCCAGGTGCTAAACCAACACCCTGTCTTGAATTCACATACGATATTTACTGCCATAATGGAAGCCAACAACCCTGGCTTATTGAATGCATGGGTCCAAGAATTAGATAAAAATTAA
- the LOC5514612 gene encoding charged multivesicular body protein 4b, whose amino-acid sequence MSSKKSSPSYSIYAKLKKKKNKENVPEQTQQAIWKLRETEKLLEKKQEYLEQRIEIETNTAKANVKKNKRIALQALKRKKRLEKQLSQIDGTLSTIEFQRDALENSSTNTEVVKSMSFAANALKEVHKTLDIDDVHDVMDDVQEQAQLSDEISQAINFVGSQDIDESDIMSELAELEQEVIDKELIHVKKPGPRLPNVPSTKLPAAQKKKRSDEDELKELEAWLA is encoded by the coding sequence ATGTCTAGCAAAAAGAGCAGCCCAAGTTACAGTATTTATGCGAaactgaagaagaaaaagaataagGAAAACGTTCCAGAACAGACGCAACAAGCAATTTGGAAGCTTAGAGAAACAGAAAAACTCCTTGAGAAGAAGCAAGAATACTTGGAACAGAGGATAGAAATAGAGACGAACACAGCAAAGGCCAatgtaaagaaaaacaagagaaTTGCTTTGCAAGCATTGAAGAGAAAAAAGCGACTGGAAAAGCAATTGTCTCAGATCGATGGCACTCTGTCCACCATCGAATTCCAACGAGATGCACTCGAAAACTCGAGCACAAATACCGAGGTAGTGAAAAGCATGAGTTTTGCTGCTAATGCCCTAAAAGAAGTACACAAGACCCTAGATATAGACGATGTACATGATGTTATGGATGATGTACAAGAGCAAGCACAACTGTCGGATGAGATTTCGCAAGCAATTAATTTTGTTGGCAGTCAAGATATTGATGAGTCTGATATTATGAGTGAGCTTGCTGAACTGGAGCAAGAAGTTATCGATAAAGAATTGATCCATGTAAAGAAACCGGGCCCAAGACTTCCTAATGTCCCGTCCACAAAGCTTCCTGCTGCCCAGAAAAAGAAGAG